A region of Enoplosus armatus isolate fEnoArm2 chromosome 14, fEnoArm2.hap1, whole genome shotgun sequence DNA encodes the following proteins:
- the dapk3 gene encoding death-associated protein kinase 3 encodes MAGFRQEDVELYYEMGEELGSGQFAIVRKCKEKSSSVEYAAKFIKKRRLSSSRRGVSREEIEREVNILREIQHSNIITLHDIFENKTDVILILELVSGGELFDFLAEKESLTEEEATQFLKQILDGVQYLHSKRIAHFDLKPENIMLLDKNVPNPRIKLIDFGIAHQIKAGNEFKNIFGTPEFVAPEIVNYEPLGLEADMWSIGVITYILLSGASPFLGETKQETLTNISAVNYDFDEEYFSNTSELAKDFIRRLLVKDPKKRMTIDDSLEHPWIKVIKRRNVRQEERDHKTERRRLKTTRLKEYTIKSHSSMPPNNTYVNFERFSQVLEEITAAEEGLRELERNQRSCREDVAALLSIYEEKEGWYKEENHSISSDLSHIRQELLRTQAQRKKSQEDTRLTMQAANILKRKFGRLENRYDVLAEQVASEVRWVEELVKSISVEKDGLGSGSMP; translated from the exons ATGGCTGGCTTCAGGCAAGAGGATGTTGAATTGTATTATGAGATGGGAGAGGAGCTGGGCAG cgGACAGTTTGCCATCGTTCGTAAGTGTAAAGAGAAGAGCTCAAGTGTCGAGTACGCAGCCAAATTCATCAAGAAGCGGCGGCTGTCGTCCAGCCGGCGAGGGGTGAGCCGCGAAGAGATTGAGCGTGAGGTCAACATCCTGCGGGAGATCCAACACAGCAACATCATCACCCTGCACGACATCTTTGAAAACAAGACCGACGTGATCCTGATCCTAGAGCTGGTGTCCGGAGGAGAGTTGTTTGACTTCCTGGCTGAGAAGGAATCTCTGACGGAGGAGGAGGCCACACAGTTTCTCAAGCAGATCCTGGACGGCGTCCAGTATCTGCACTCCAAACGCATCGCTCACTTTGACCTCAAG CCTGAGAATATCATGCTGCTGGACAAGAACGTCCCCAACCCCAGGATCAAGCTGATTGATTTTGGGATTGCTCATCAGATTAAAGCGGGAAATGAGTTCAAGAACATTTTCGGAACGCCAGAGTTTGTTG CGCCTGAAATAGTCAACTACGAGCCGCTTGGGCTGGAGGCGGACATGTG gAGCATCGGAGTCATCACATACATTCT GTTGAGTGGTGCTTCACCATTTCTGGGCGAGACCAAGCAGGAGACCCTGACAAACATCTCCGCTGTCAACTATGACTTTGATGAGGAGTATTTCAGCAACACCAGCGAGCTGGCTAAGGACTTCATACGCCGTCTGCTGGTCAAGGATCCCAA gaaGAGAATGACGATTGATGACAGTCTTGAACACCCCTGGATTAAG GTGATTAAGAGGCGAAATGTCCGCCAGGAGGAGAGAGACCACAAGACTGAGCGCCGACGCCTAAAGACCACTCGTCTGAAGGAGTACACCATCAAGTCCCACTCCAGCATGCCACCCAACAACACTTACGTCAACTTTGAGCGCTTCTCCCAGGTCCTCGAGGAGATTACGGCGGCGGAGGAAGGCCTGAGGGAGCTGGAGCGCAATCAGCGCTCGTGCCGGGAGGACGTGGCGGCGTTGCTGTCCATATACGAGGAGAAGGAGGGTTGGTACAAGGAGGAGAACCACAGCATCTCCAGCGACCTGAGCCACATCCGCCAAGAGCTGCTGCGCACTCAAGCCCAGCGCAAAAAGAGCCAGGAGGACACCCGGCTCACCATGCAGGCGGCCAACATCCTCAAGCGCAAGTTTGGGCGCCTAGAAAACCGCTACGATGTCCTGGCTGAGCAGGTGGCCTCTGAGGTCCGCTGGGTGGAGGAGCTGGTCAAGTCCATATCTGTAGAGAAGGACGGCCTCGGCTCTGGCAGCATGCCGTAA